Proteins from a genomic interval of Rubinisphaera italica:
- a CDS encoding type IV pilus modification PilV family protein, with protein MNRLNHSRNAFSLFEVVISLTILAISAGMLAQLLESARLGSTQATRETEALVYAESILAELVASQTIPSEVANEVLNEDPQWTYSVSSTDTDWTTLFVTTVRVKHLNNNERIDADVSLTRYLYVPEEVEESL; from the coding sequence ATGAATCGGTTAAATCATTCTCGCAATGCGTTCTCGTTATTCGAGGTTGTGATCTCACTGACCATTCTGGCGATTTCAGCCGGGATGCTGGCTCAATTGCTGGAATCGGCTCGTCTCGGTTCGACCCAGGCAACTCGCGAGACTGAAGCTCTGGTGTATGCAGAATCGATACTTGCGGAACTGGTCGCCAGCCAGACGATACCGAGCGAAGTCGCTAATGAAGTCTTGAATGAAGATCCTCAATGGACCTACTCCGTCAGCTCAACTGATACCGACTGGACGACATTATTTGTAACGACAGTGCGGGTGAAACACCTCAACAATAATGAGCGGATTGATGCCGATGTTTCGTTGACGCGGTATCTGTACGTGCCCGAAGAGGTGGAAGAATCGCTGTGA